Below is a window of Desertibacillus haloalkaliphilus DNA.
ATCATAAACTAAGTAACGGTTTTGCGAACTAGGAATCTGAATAGAAAACTTATAAATAATGAGTTGGACACTTTTGTCTGACTTGTATTGCTCTATTGTTAGTTTCGTTACGGATATCCTATTCCCTTCTAATTTTTCAATAATTTCTGTTAAAGATACTTGCTGTCGATCGACAACAATATTAAGTTTTAAACTATCACTCTTTTTTTGAAATAATTTGTCGAATTTCGCTAAAAAACGTAAACTTAAAATGACAATAATCGTTGTTAATGTAGCTGCAAAGTACATCCCTGCACCAATAGCTAATCCAATACCTGCAACTACCCAAAGTGAGGCCGCTGTTGTTAAACCTCGTACTGAAAC
It encodes the following:
- a CDS encoding MgtC/SapB family protein, whose protein sequence is MDVIGSIYSSDSLTIMVRLVLAAVLAGVIGIEREYKQHPAGFRTHLLVGLGACLVMLMALFGFQTYMEQNTEVVRFDPSRLAAYVISGVGFLGAGTIIVQGVSVRGLTTAASLWVVAGIGLAIGAGMYFAATLTTIIVILSLRFLAKFDKLFQKKSDSLKLNIVVDRQQVSLTEIIEKLEGNRISVTKLTIEQYKSDKSVQLIIYKFSIQIPSSQNRYLVYDLLQENNAVYKIFYD